A genomic stretch from Pieris brassicae chromosome 9, ilPieBrab1.1, whole genome shotgun sequence includes:
- the LOC123713994 gene encoding uncharacterized protein LOC123713994 — protein sequence MDNHSRSASPREPSRPQHRPPSPPSPAGFDNRAYQHDEDPNHNDSFASTLPQNGHKANGDTKTLEAVNLELINLTPKNGAKKKDVELDMNATNPYDEYFVPVNEHRKYMRGEKLYVTADKRGEKAGCKRPLCWTLLGLVVAAVVALIVLAATGILFSNSPTPLEQYNASVSSARAFGGISGSDHDHATHDHDHDHDHHHPEETTIAIESDNDARVISSDESDINMYVPRTVEGELRIDNEEFVPALQDPDSEEYREFVSIFNNALKQAIFDKTDMQSSDDISLEVIQIRNGSVIVTYRIHWVPKHNSENTEDLLTANSLRTNLNSYLDRSNRMISVYHVAEESVNARPVLDMCKVNNNDCDHGCEFDETSLDFTCTCPPGQIIDMYSPKKCVNILDNTQGRSESSEESNTSNFHAHTMSSKQDPETQKPTTESVQITDNRFDWKDTNSQPTTTTTESEPDLNFSHIFGQHSEHDEAEPPRPEPEPTAEPSAEPEPTAEPNLSAESADESHLQPEPNPEPEPTSEPEPSAEPKPEPEPTLESEPSAEPKPEQDPTSEFETVAEPKSEPEPTAEPAAEPQPEPEPTAEPQATFVAEAQPEPTTETNNNKERESNAGIDINSPQNQPTTENNSSLEPTAEPNSDPRDEVNNKPDRIPEFFPNSGFKEESDITTESNLFQVSETESESRTNIKGAEIESELSLADENHTTYSTEVHQMVTDPTFMNDGDTHIATDKDMSEESNNQFSETTEHHSGFNSEEDQKIYENIEKSLLVKASSSSEESKQSESNDSSMSGGTTTRISISDLNIRNEPSYEPKPEVISILNNMPDQNIFSSNVETTTTSDWLNNDNVDSSLLYANKPIENSQEVLNNDKINTEERSSKSLGESGQDSTTQSNNLDNDEITFDLINKNNETDDSIIATTLQSMTTEEPALLNEKENTKPEQMNDDKSVISLETINKQSKATVEQEKIFSTTEDYKIIDDIIKVTESEIFQVATTTEVMQEDIKHENDEITFDALNALYNRSSKSIEDQNIDTEKTTKIDKNFNEVTEGTTESDWLSETVTEVNYEDVMKTSKIKEITDSPVTTVDDTVSKELHKDDFEPDYLTNMGSNNSKMSDQDMPLYGIAHDYDTEDSRVKRVNSNQKTNTINSELTTPTSEIVQAETTTVHEYIYKTAEQALNDMTTDFVTTASPLNQPSLIVNGNPAPVWENYENDTKKGIIIKEIANEKVINYTSNPTLIPELSENSSPVNNIGVTIYEVPSQNDNLTTNPPKAIHSSANEYEDHETEMNPFLPEVENNKILVKKLQEGHDLEPTGLNETQNENADEQHNLATSDGKTNAVQDHIDDATSETMHPDIMAPQSTENDNLFNELLNNHQETTTSKLNAATLKDIVLDATTKKEGYEVLPISTFLLDTDDLDDTKTTQSDILSNNSPTEYLNVVPIFEKESLKKNYNSEHIEELNSISDSPKKSDRRTIDTTNDDSVINNEA from the exons ATGGATAACCACAGCAGATCCGCGTCGCCGCGGGAGCCATCACGGCCGCAACATCGGCCTCCGTCTCCACCCTCCCCCGCAGGCTTCGACAACAGGGCCTACCAGCATGATGAAGACCCGAACCATAATGATTCCTTCGCGTCAACCCTCCCACAGAACGGCCACAAAGCGAATGGGGATACGAAAACTCTAGAAGCCGTCAATTTGGAACTAATAAACTTGACACCAAAGAACGGCGCGAAGAAAAAAGATGTGGAGTTGGACATGAATGCAACGAACCCGTATGATGAATACTTCGTTCCAGTTAACGAGCACAGGAAATACATGAG AGGAGAGAAGTTATATGTGACAGCTGACAAGAGGGGCGAAAAAGCTGGCTGCAAGCGGCCTCTTTGCTGGACTCTCCTAGGGCTAGTTGTTGCAGCAGTTGTAGCCCTTATAGTGCTAGCAGCAA CTGGCATTCTCTTTTCCAATTCCCCAACACCGCTGGAGCAGTACAACGCATCTGTCAGTTCAGCGCGAGCTTTTGGAGGCATCAGTGGCTCTGACCACGACCACGCGACACATGACCATGACCATGATCACGATCACCATCATCCCGAAGAGACTACAATTGCGATTGAATCAGACAACGACGCTCGTGTTATTTCATCAGATGAGTCggatataaatatgtatg TACCACGAACGGTGGAAGGTGAATTAAGAATAGATAACGAAGAGTTTGTACCCGCTCTACAGGATCCAGACAGTGAAGAATATCGAGAATTcgtttcaatttttaataatgcacTCAAACAAGCAATATTTGACAAAACAGATATGCAATCTAGTGATGACATATCGCTTGAAGTTATTCAGATAAG AAATGGATCTGTCATCGTAACCTATCGAATTCATTGGGTGCCAAAACATAACTCCGAAAATACAGAAGACCTTTTGACTGCAAATAGTTTAAGAACGAATTTAAACAGCTATCTAGACAGGAGTAATCGAATGATAAGTGTATATCATGTAGCTGAGGAATCTGTTAATGCAAGACCTGTGCTAGACATGTGCAAAGTAAACAACAATGACTGCGATCACGGTTGTGAATTTGATGAAACAAGTCTTGATTTTACTTGCACATGTCCGCCCGGGCAAATCATTGATATGTACTCTCCTAAAAAATGCGTTAATATTTTGGATAATACCCAAGGTAGATCAGAAAGTTCTGAGGAATCTAATACTTCTAATTTCCATGCACACACTATGTCGTCGAAACAGGATCCAGAAACGCAAAAACCAACAACAGAATCGGTCCAAATAACagacaatagatttgattgGAAAGATACAAATTCTCAGCCAACAACAACTACTACTGAATCTGAACCAGATCTTAACTTCTCACATATATTTGGTCAACATAGTGAACATGACGAAGCGGAACCACCAAGGCCTGAACCAGAGCCAACAGCCGAACCTTCTGCAGAACCTGAACCAACAGCTGAACCTAATTTAAGTGCAGAATCGGCAGATGAATCTCACCTTCAGCCAGAGCCAAATCCAGAACCAGAACCAACCTCAGAACCTGAACCCAGTGCTGAACCAAAACCAGAGCCTGAACCAACTTTAGAATCTGAACCCAGTGCTGAACCAAAACCAGAGCAAGATCCAACTTCAGAATTTGAAACTGTTGCAGAGCCAAAATCAGAGCCAGAACCAACTGCTGAACCAGCTGCAGAACCCCAACCGGAACCCGAGCCAACCGCAGAACCTCAGGCCACATTCGTTGCTGAAGCTCAACCGGAGCCAACTACTGAAACCAACAACAATAAAGAACGTGAATCGAATGCAGGGATTGATATTAACTCTCCTCAAAACCAACCAACAACTGAAAATAATTCTTCACTAGAACCAACGGCTGAACCAAACTCGGATCCTAGAGATGAAGTGAACAATAAACCAGACCGCATACCTGAATTCTTCCCGAATTCCGGCTTTAAGGAAGAATCTGATATCACTACAGAGTCAAACCTTTTTCAAGTTTCTGAAACAGAATCAGAGTCAAGAACAAATATAAAAGGCGCGGAAATTGAAAGTGAATTATCTTTAGCTGATGAAAACCACACCACTTATTCAACTGAAGTACATCAGATGGTAACCGATCCTACATTTATGAATGACGGTGACACTCATATTGCAACAGATAAAGATATGAGTGAGGAGTCCAACAATCAGTTCTCTGAAACTACCGAACATCATTCAGGTTTTAACAGTGAAGAAGACCAAAAAATCTACGAAAATATTGAGAAGTCACTATTAGTTAAGGCAAGCTCGTCGTCTGAGGAATCAAAGCAAAGTGAAAGTAACGATAGTTCTATGTCAGGTGGAACAACTACAAGAATTTCAATATCTGATCTTAATATAAGAAATGAACCATCGTATGAACCAAAACCTGAagtaatatcaatattaaacaatatgcCAGACCAAAACATATTCAGTTCAAACGTTGAGACAACTACGACAAGCGATTGGTTAAACAATGATAATGTTGATTCATCTCTTCTTTATGCTAACAAACCTATAGAAAACTCACAAGAAGTTCTTAATAacgacaaaataaatacagaagaAAGGTCTTCAAAATCTTTAGGAGAAAGTGGACAAGATAGCACTACGCAATCAAACAATTTAGACAATGATGAAATAACATTcgatcttataaataaaaataatgaaactgaTGATAGCATAATAGCAACCACTTTACAATCTATGACCACTGAAGAACCAGCactattaaatgaaaaggaaaatACTAAACCAGAACAAATGAATGATGATAAAAGTGTAATATCTTtagaaacaattaataaacaatcaaaGGCTACCGTTGAGCAAGAAAAGATATTCTCGACCACTGAAGACTACAAAATTATAGATGACATTATAAAAGTAACAGAATCAGAAATATTTCAAGTAGCAACGACTACAGAAGTAATGCAAGAAGATATAAAACACGAAAACGATGAAATAACTTTTGACGCTCTAAATGCACTTTATAATCGATCATCTAAGTCAATTGAAGATCAAAATATTGATACTGAAAAAACcacaaaaatagataaaaatttcAATGAAGTAACAGAAGGAACTACAGAGTCAGATTGGCTATCAGAAACAGTAACCGAAGTTAATTACGAAGATGTGATGAAAACTTCtaaaattaaggaaattacGGATTCACCCGTAACTACAGTCGATGATACAGTTAGTAAAGAATTGCATAAAGATGATTTTGAACCAGATTACTTAACTAATATGGGTAGcaataatagtaaaatgtcTGACCAAGATATGCCTTTATACGGCATTGCTCACGATTATGACACTGAAGATTCTAGAGTTAAGAGAGTAAATTCAAACCAAAAAACTAATACTATTAATTCGGAATTAACAACTCCCACATCTGAAATAGTGCAAGCAGAAACCACAACTGTtcatgaatatatttataaaaccgcAGAACAAGCATTAAATGATATGACAACCGACTTTGTCACAACTGCATCACCATTAAACCAACCTTCATTGATTGTTAATGGCAATCCCGCACCTGTGTGGGAGAACTATGAAAATGACACTAAAAaaggaataattattaaagaaatagcaaatgaaaaagttataaattacaCCAGCAACCCAACATTAATTCCCGAACTAAGCGAAAATTCTTCACCTGTTAACAACATTGGTGTAACAATCTATGAAGTACCTAGTCAAAACGATAATCTAACAACAAATCCACCAAAAGCAATTCACTCCTCTGCTAACGAATATGAAGACCATGAAACTGAAATGAATCCTTTTCTCCCAgaagtagaaaataataaaattcttgtaAAAAAGCTACAAGAAGGTCATGATCTTGAACCAACTGGATTGAACGAAACCCAAAATGAAAACGCTGATGAGCAGCATAATTTAGCGACTTCTGACGGGAAAACAAATGCTGTTCAAGATCATATAGATGATGCTACCTCAGAAACAATGCATCCAGACATAATGGCACCTCAGTCAACAGAAAACGATAACTTATTTAACGAATTACTAAATAATCACCAAGAAACAACGACTTCAAAATTAAATGCGGCTACACTGAAAGATATTGTTCTAGATGCTACGACTAAAAAAGAGGGTTATGAAGTTTTACCAATTTCAACATTTCTTTTAGATACCGACGATTTAGACGATACTAAGACAACGCAATCGgatattttaagtaacaaCTCACCAACTGAATACTTAAATGTAGTTCCTATATTTGAGAAGGAatctttaaagaaaaattacaaCAGTGAACATATTGAAGAGTTAAATTCAATTAGTGATTCTCCAAAAAAAAGTGATAGAAGGACAATAGATACGACTAACGATGactctgtaataaataatgaagcgtag